One part of the Tachysurus vachellii isolate PV-2020 chromosome 6, HZAU_Pvac_v1, whole genome shotgun sequence genome encodes these proteins:
- the hkdc1 gene encoding hexokinase HKDC1 produces MFAVHLLSFYFTKLQEDQIKKVDRFLHAMRLSDEQLLDIKSRFRVEMEKGLSKESNVTAAVKMLPTHVRSTPDGSEKGEFLALDLGGSKFKVLQVTVSEDGKRKVQMESETFPVPVEVLNERGTELFDHVAECLKTFMQKNNINQKKKPLGFTFSFPCLQSKLDEGVLLSWSKNYKARGVKGTDVVQSLKQAINKVGGIDVDVLALVNDTVGTMMTCGYDDQHCEVGLIIGTGTNACYMEEMRHIDLVEGDEGRMCINTEWGAFGDDGVLDDFITSFDQEIDAASINPGKQLFEKMISGMYMGELVRLILLKMAKCGLLFKGRVSDALRTKGRFQTMHVCMIEEYKNGLKNTQDILTELGLSPTEDDCIAVQHVCTIVSFRSANLCAAALAAILTRILENKKLKTLRTTVGVDGTVYRTHPQYAKRLHKVVRHLVPECHVRFVLSESGSGKGAAMVTAVAQRLASQRKEIDNTLAEFKLSTTQLQQIKDKMRVELERGLRKDSHGSASVKMLPTYVFRTPDGTETGKFLALDLGGTNFRVLVVKIRNGIRKSVRMYNKIYAIPLEIMQGTGEELFDHIVHCISDFMDYMGMKNTCLPLGFTFSFPCRQTGIDKGILVSWTKGFKATHCEGNDVVDMLREAIKRRNEFDLDIVAVVNDTIGTMMTCAYEDPNCEIGLIAGTGSNVCYMEKMKNIETVEGDEGHMCVNTEWGGFGDNGNIEDIRTRFDREVDNGSLNVGKQRFEKMTSGMYLGEIVRQILIDLTKRGLLFRGHITECLKTRGIFETRFLSQIESDRLALLQVRSILQHLGLNSTCNDSIIVKEVCGVVSHRAAQICGAGMAAIVDKMRENRGLDHLDITVGVDGTLYKLHPHFSRVLKDTVKELAPKCKVDFILSEDGSGKGAALITAVARQYCKKT; encoded by the exons GTGTGGAGATGGAGAAAGGCCTGTCTAAAGAGAGCAACGTTACCGCTGCTGTCAAAATGCTACCCACACACGTTCGCTCCACTCCTGATGGCTCAG AGAAGGGTGAGTTTCTGGCACTCGATCTCGGAGGATCCAAATTCAAAGTCCTGCAGGTGACGGTATCTGAGGATGGGAAGAGGAAAGTGCAGATGGAAAGTGAGACTTTTCCAGTCCCTGTGGAGGTTCTCAatgagagaggaacagag CTTTTCGATCACGTGGCAGAGTGTCTAAAAACCTTCATGCAGAAGAATAACATCAATCAGAAGAAAAAGCCACTGGGCTTCACCTTCTCCTTCCCCTGTCTCCAGTCTAAACTCGACGAG GGTGTGTTGCTGTCATGGTCAAAGAACTACAAGGCCAGAGGTGTGAAAGGTACTGATGTGGTACAGTCACTGAAGCAAGCCATCAACAAAGTTGGG ggGATTGACGTGGATGTTCTGGCGCTGGTCAACGACACAGTGGGAACCATGATGACTTGTGGATACGATGACCAGCACTGTGAGGTCGGACTCATCATAG gTACAGGCACTAATGCGTGCTACATGGAGGAGATGAGACACATTGACCTGGTGGAGGGAGACGAGGGTAGGATGTGCATCAACACTGAGTGGGGAGCGTTTGGAGATGACGGGGTGCTTGATGATTTCATTACAAGTTTTGACCAGGAAATTGATGCAGCCTCCATCAACCCTGGAAAACAGCT GTTTGAGAAGATGATAAGTGGGATGTACATGGGAGAACTGGTGAGGCTCATCCTGCTGAAGATGGCTAAATGTGGCCTGCTGTTTAAAGGAAGAGTCTCAGATGCTCTTCGTACCAAAGGGAGATTTCAAACTATGCATGTCTGCATGATAGAAGA ATACAAAAATGGGCTGAAAAACACTCAGGATATCCTTACAGAGCTGGGTCTCAGTCCCACAGAGGATGACTGCATTGCCGTCCAGCATGTTTGCACCATTGTGTCTTTCAGGTCGGCAAACCTATGTGCTGCTGCACTGGCTGCCATCCTCACACGCATCCTGGAGAACAAGAAGCTAAAGACTCTAAGGACCACCGTTGGTGTGGATGGAACAGTCTACCGAACTCATCCCCA GTATGCAAAGAGGCTCCATAAAGTGGTGCGCCACCTGGTTCCTGAATGCCATGTCCGTTTTGTGTTGTCGGAAAGTGGCAGTGGTAAAGGGGCGGCCATGGTGACTGCAGTCGCCCAACGCCTAGCATCACAGCGCAAAGAGATTGACAACACACTAGCAGAATTCAAACTCAGCACCACACAACTCCAACAGATTAAAGATAAAATGAGAGTGGAATTGGAGCGTGGCCTCAGAAAGGATTCGCATGGATCTGCCTCAGTCAAAATGTTGCCCACATATGTTTTCAGGACTCCAGATggcacag AGACAGGAAAATTCCTAGCCTTGGATCTTGGAGGAACAAACTTCAGAGTGCTCGTGGTGAAGATCCGTAATGGAATTCGCAAATCCGTCCGCATGTATAACAAGATCTATGCCATCCCACTGGAAATTATGCAGGGCACTGGAGAGGAG CTCTTTGATCACATAGTGCATTGTATCTCAGATTTCATGGACTACATGGGTATGAAAAACACATGTCTGCCCCTTGGCTTCACCTTCTCATTTCCCTGCAGACAGACTGGAATAGATAAG GGAATCTTGGTTAGCTGGACAAAAGGTTTTAAAGCTACACACTGTGAGGGGAATGACGTGGTGGACATGTTGAGGGAAGCCATTAAGAGACGAAAT GAATTTGACCTGGATATTGTTGCCGTGGTAAATGACACCATTGGCACGATGATGACATGTGCATATGAAGATCCTAATTGTGAAATTGGACTAATTGCTG GAACAGGCAGCAATGTTTGCTATATGGAAAAAATGAAGAACATAGAAACAGTGGAAGGGGATGAGGGGCacatgtgtgtgaatacagAGTGGGGTGGTTTTGGCGATAATGGCAACATTGAGGACATCAGGACACGGTTCGACCGGGAGGTGGACAACGGCTCCCTGAACGTAGGAAAACAGAG GTTTGAGAAGATGACCAGTGGAATGTACCTGGGAGAAATTGTCAGGCAGATTCTCATAGATCTCACCAAACGGGGTCTTTTGTTTCGTGGCCACATTACAGAGTGTCTTAAGACAAGAGGCATCTTTGAGACCAGGTTTCTCTCACAGATTGAAAG TGACCGTCTGGCGCTACTGCAGGTCAGATCTATTCTACAGCATTTGGGCCTGAATAGCACATGCAATGACAGTATCATAGTTAAGgaagtgtgtggtgttgtgtcacACCGAGCTGCACAGATCTGTGGAGCAGGAATGGCTGCGATTGTGGACAAAATGAGGGAGAACCGAGGACTGGATCATTTGGACATCACTGTGGGGGTGGATGGCACACTGTACAAACTCCATCCACA CTTCTCGAGAGTTCTAAAGGACACAGTGAAGGAACTTGCCCCCAAGTGTAAAGTGGATTTCATCCTGTCAGAGGATGGCAGTGGGAAAGGAGCAGCTCTTATTACAGCTGTGGCTCGTCAGTATTGTAAGAAGACATAA